From Bradyrhizobium sp. AZCC 1610:
TTGCCGCGCGAGCCGGTGCCCGCGCGGTATCGCCAATATGATCGGCTCGCGGTGCAGCGATACGATCGCTAGGTCGGGCGGCAGTGATTTCACCGGAAGACGCAGGATACCAAGATCAAGCCGACTACTGCTGACGTCGTCCAATTGCTGAACAATCCCGATCTCGTTTAGGCGAAACTCCACGAGAGGATTGGCTTCGCGAAAGCGGGAAATTGCTTTCGACAGAACGCCGGTGAAGATGGCTGAACCCACATATCCAATTTCGATATGTCCCAGTTCGCCCCGGCCCGCCTGACGCGCCACCAGCACAGTCTTCTCGGCTTGCTGGAGGGTCCTGATCGCCTCGTTCAACGTGACCCGGCCGGCGACGGTGAGCTTGACCGACCTTTTCGTCCGATAGAAGAGTTCGACGCCGAGTTCGCGCTCGAGCGCCTGAATCTGCTGCGTGAGCGCCGGCTGCGCGACGCCGAGACGCACGGCGGCCTTTCCAAAATGCAATTCCTCGGCCAGAACTGACATGTATTTCAGGCGACGCAGTTCCATTATCGGCCTCCATGGCAGCCCTGGCGAACCAATGCCGCATTGGCAGACCACCCCTTCTCGGATCTGTAGCACCGCCGCAGCGCTTCGCAGTGGCTAACATGGCCTACAGGAACAACCGGGGATCTCGATGTTGCGGCAGCGTGCGCTCAGGACTGCTCTGCTTGCGGCTGCTTCAGGAGAAGGGCCTGCAATTCCCCAGATCGGAACATCTCCGTCACGATGTCACAGCCGCCTACGAATTCGCCGCGAACGTACAGTTGTGGAATCGTCGGCCAATCCGAGTAATCCTTGATACCTTGGCGCAGCTCTTCGGACTGGTAGATATCGTGCGATCTGAATGGAACGCCGAGATGGTCGAGTATCCGGACGACTTGCGCAGAGAATCCACAAGCCGGCGCCGTCGGCGTGCCCTTCATGAACAGAAGAATCTCGTTTGCGTTCACTTCGCTGCGAATGAAGTCTGCAACGCTCATGTTTCTCCCCTCCGTTGGTCGGCAAGAGCGATAATAATTACCGCCCGAGCGAGAAATCTATAAGTTCGATTTTAGAACTTACTTCGACGGCTATGCTGATTCGCAAAAAGGGCCAGCTGCAATGCAGCCGGCCCAAGGTCCAAGTCAGCGGAAGTCGATACCGCTTGCCTGGGGAGTCTTCAATCGCAATAAACGACCCATTCTCGGGAACGTCAATTCTAAAATAGAATTGACTTAAGTACCTATCCTGAAGACTGTAGCCGGGGAGAGGCACCCCTCATATCTCGTCGCGCTTTTCCCCATGCACCGAAATCATCGTTGATCGAACTTGGTCAGCCGCCACCTCACCAGGTCGTCGGCGCCTGGACCGGCCTGAGGCCGAACATCCCTCATGCGGACCACCTCGCCTGACTTCTCATCCACGAGCGCCAGCTTCACCTGGCGCCCGCTGTTCCTGTTGATGAATTTGAGAGGGGGGCCGGCGTCCCCGGTAATTCCCCATTTGTCCCCGACCTGGGCAAGCGCCTGAACGACGAGGATGACGTCCCTGCCCTTTCGGGTCAGGAGGTACTCGTAACGATCGGGACCCGACTGATACTGCCGCCGCTCGATCAGTTCATTTTCCTCGAGATGCTTGAGGCGGTCGGACAAGGTGGCATGGGTAACATCAGTCGACTTCCTCAAATCCTCGTATTTGCTCAAACCCAGCGACAGGTCGCGCAAGATCAGGACTGCCCAGCGATCGCCAACGGCATCCAACACCCCGGCGATCGAACAAGCCATTCCCTCAAAACTCTTCGAGCGCATCTGCGTGGACCTCCGAATAACTATTATTACCAGAGTAAACTCGCCTGGCCCGCTATCCAAGGCCAGACTATTTTCATGCAAGAATTCACTTGCCTTCCAGTCACTCTTATTATTAGAGTTAAAGAACACAAGCGCCAACCATTTCCGACAGTTCATTATACGAACTTAGCATGGTTTTGTGTCGAGCCGTCAGCGAACCCATGAGATTAGTTGGCGGAATGAGCCATACGGCTCTCGCGGAGGGACAATGAAGTTTTTGCAAATGTCTACGTTTGGCAATCCCACAGAGGTGGTTGAAGTTGTCGAAAGCGATCCACCCCCACCGCCGGCAGCAAATGAAGCCACGGTCGCAGTCGAATACTCAGCGATCAGTCCCGCTGAACTTCTGATGATCCGTGGCAGGTATGGGATCAGGCCACAGCCGCCGGCGCCGCTCGGGAACGAAGCTATTGGACGCGTTATCGCTGTTGGAGCCTCGGTTAAAAATGTAAAGACTGGCGATCGTGTCGCCATTCCGACCGGACTTCCAGTGTGGAGGCAGGCCATAACGGTCGCGGCCGCCGATCTCATCGTCTTGTCTGAGCAAGCCGATCCCCAACAGCTGTCAATGCTTCGGATCAATCCGCTGACAGCGGCATTGCTCTTGACCGAGTATGTCGAACTCGGCAAGGACGACTGGGTCATCCAGAACGCCGGCAATTCCGGTGTGGGACGCAGCGTCATTGCGTTTGCACAGGAGTTCGGACTTCGCTCGGTAAGCCTCGTGCGCAGACCCGAACTCGTGGATGAGCTGAAGTCAGCCGGAGCTGACGTCGTCCTTGTCGATGGACCCGACGTTGTGAAGCAGGTCGCAGCGGCGACCGGCAATGCTAAAATTAAGCTGGGCATCGACGGCGTGGGTAGCGACTCCTCGCACTCGGTTGCGTCTTGCCTAACGTCGAACGCCAAGATGGTCGCCTATGGCGGCGCCAGCGGAAAGCCCGCGGCCATGAGTCCTCTGAACATTATTTTCAAGCAGGTGACCCTGGAAGGGTTTTGGCTGGGATATCCGCGCTTTCGAGATGCACACGAAAAGCTTGCGGCTCACACGCGGACAGCCGAGCGACTGATCGCCGAAGGCAAACTGTACGTTCCGGTCGCCGGCGTTTATTCGCTCGAGCAGGCAACTCAGGCCATTGCGCATGCGCAAAAAGGCGGGAAAGTCCTTCTGAAACCCAACTAATGGATAATCAACGGTCAGGCGCCCTGAACTCTAGGGCGCCTGAAACCGCAGCTAGTCCGATATGGAAAGCGATGGTCCTAATTCTAATAGGGCGAACCGGAGGAAACATGACTGCTCTTTTAGATCTGGTGCTTGAGTCTCACGGAACTCTTGAACGATGGCGAAAATTCAACGCGATCGATGTCAACCTTTCGATGCATGGTGAGCACTGGAAAAGAAAGGGATGGGACGGTGTCTTCAAAAATGTTCAATTGAAGGTGCAAACGAAAGAACAGCGAACTTGCTATACGCACTTTACCGAAGAAGGCGTGCAAAGCATCTACGAACCGGATCGTGTTCGGCTAGAGACAATCGACGGGAAGCTTATTGAGGAGCGTGTACATCCAAGAAAGGCGTTTGAAGGACACACCCTTCAGACTACGTGGGATAGGCTGCATCTGGCTTACTTTTCCGGGTATGCAATTTGGAATTATCTGAATACTCCATTTATGTTTGTCACTGAGAGTGCCAAAGCGGAGGAAATAGATCCGTGGACCGATCAAGGCACGGTACGCCGGCGGCTGAAGATCACTTTTCCCGAGAAGGTTGGAACTCACTGTCCGGAGCAGATATTCCACGTCGACGAAAACGGGCTCATCGCTCGTTTGGATTATACCACGCTTGTGGCCGGTGGCGCTCCAGCCGCGCACTACATGTCCGAGTACAAGAACATTCAAGGGATTATGATGCCAACCAAACGGCGCGCGTTCAGGAGAAACCCGGACGAAACTCTAAATACTGAATCTGTCCTCGTCGGTATTGATATCTCTGCAATTACCTTGACTTAAGAAAAGCATTGAGACGGCAGGAAGCACGCAAACAAATGGGTATCTCCGTTGTTATGCAAGGGCAGCCTGCCTTAGCGAGGCAATACGGCGGATCAGC
This genomic window contains:
- a CDS encoding zinc-dependent alcohol dehydrogenase family protein, whose protein sequence is MKFLQMSTFGNPTEVVEVVESDPPPPPAANEATVAVEYSAISPAELLMIRGRYGIRPQPPAPLGNEAIGRVIAVGASVKNVKTGDRVAIPTGLPVWRQAITVAAADLIVLSEQADPQQLSMLRINPLTAALLLTEYVELGKDDWVIQNAGNSGVGRSVIAFAQEFGLRSVSLVRRPELVDELKSAGADVVLVDGPDVVKQVAAATGNAKIKLGIDGVGSDSSHSVASCLTSNAKMVAYGGASGKPAAMSPLNIIFKQVTLEGFWLGYPRFRDAHEKLAAHTRTAERLIAEGKLYVPVAGVYSLEQATQAIAHAQKGGKVLLKPN
- a CDS encoding LysR substrate-binding domain-containing protein codes for the protein MELRRLKYMSVLAEELHFGKAAVRLGVAQPALTQQIQALERELGVELFYRTKRSVKLTVAGRVTLNEAIRTLQQAEKTVLVARQAGRGELGHIEIGYVGSAIFTGVLSKAISRFREANPLVEFRLNEIGIVQQLDDVSSSRLDLGILRLPVKSLPPDLAIVSLHREPIILAIPRGHRLARQKSVTLEALKSEPFVAVQIQEGSGFNAQVAQICAKGGLSPQITQRAGQFTALAGLVAGGLGVAFVPDSLRHLQIADVVYRPLAKINQHSDLAMVYRKLERAPAVIAFVDQLRGSARPATVNRP
- the grxD gene encoding Grx4 family monothiol glutaredoxin gives rise to the protein MSVADFIRSEVNANEILLFMKGTPTAPACGFSAQVVRILDHLGVPFRSHDIYQSEELRQGIKDYSDWPTIPQLYVRGEFVGGCDIVTEMFRSGELQALLLKQPQAEQS
- a CDS encoding winged helix-turn-helix transcriptional regulator codes for the protein MACSIAGVLDAVGDRWAVLILRDLSLGLSKYEDLRKSTDVTHATLSDRLKHLEENELIERRQYQSGPDRYEYLLTRKGRDVILVVQALAQVGDKWGITGDAGPPLKFINRNSGRQVKLALVDEKSGEVVRMRDVRPQAGPGADDLVRWRLTKFDQR